The following coding sequences are from one Arthrobacter crystallopoietes window:
- a CDS encoding IS256 family transposase, which yields MIDPVTGEIIDQKELAEQLLAQAKEQGVSLVGPGGLLNQLTKNVLETALEAELTEHLGHEHGETPIAANMRNGTRSKTVLTEIGPVEIEVPRDREGSFEPVIVPKRKRRLDGIDQIVLSLSARGLTTGEIAAHFEEVYGAKVSKDTISRITEKVAGELAEWSARPLDPIYPVIFVDAIVVKVRDGQVRNTPFYVVMGVTTNGEREILGIWAGDGAEGARFWLQVFSELKNRGVEDVLIAVCDGLKGLPEAITTTWERTVVQQCIVHLIRNSFRYAGRQHRDGIVKALKPVYTAPSEQAAKDRFDEFKAEWGQRYPAIVQLWESAWAEFVPFLEYDVEIRRVICTTNAIESINARYRRAVRARGHFPNEAAALKCLYLVTRSLDPTGGGRARWVMRWKPALNAFAITFAGRFERTSN from the coding sequence TCACGAAAAACGTGCTCGAGACTGCGCTGGAAGCGGAACTGACCGAGCACCTCGGCCACGAGCACGGCGAGACTCCGATCGCGGCCAACATGCGCAATGGCACCCGATCCAAGACCGTATTGACCGAGATCGGGCCGGTGGAGATCGAGGTGCCGCGGGACCGTGAGGGATCCTTCGAGCCGGTGATCGTGCCCAAGCGGAAACGGCGCTTGGACGGAATCGATCAGATCGTGCTCTCCCTGAGCGCCCGGGGTTTGACGACCGGGGAGATCGCTGCGCACTTCGAGGAGGTTTACGGGGCCAAGGTCTCCAAGGACACCATCAGCCGGATTACGGAGAAGGTCGCCGGTGAGCTGGCTGAGTGGTCCGCCCGCCCGCTGGATCCGATCTACCCGGTGATCTTCGTCGATGCGATCGTGGTCAAGGTCCGCGACGGCCAGGTACGCAACACCCCGTTCTACGTCGTCATGGGCGTGACCACCAATGGGGAGCGGGAAATCCTGGGCATCTGGGCCGGCGACGGCGCCGAAGGCGCCCGGTTCTGGCTGCAGGTCTTCTCCGAGCTGAAGAACCGGGGTGTGGAAGACGTGCTCATCGCCGTCTGCGACGGGCTCAAAGGGCTGCCGGAGGCGATCACGACCACCTGGGAGCGAACGGTGGTGCAGCAGTGCATTGTGCACCTGATCCGCAACAGCTTCCGCTACGCCGGCCGGCAGCACCGCGACGGGATCGTCAAGGCGCTCAAGCCGGTCTACACCGCACCCAGTGAGCAGGCCGCGAAGGACAGGTTCGACGAATTCAAAGCCGAGTGGGGCCAACGGTATCCAGCCATCGTGCAGCTCTGGGAATCCGCATGGGCGGAGTTTGTGCCGTTCCTGGAGTACGACGTGGAGATCCGGCGGGTGATCTGCACGACGAACGCGATCGAGTCGATCAATGCCCGCTACCGGCGGGCGGTGAGGGCGCGCGGGCACTTCCCCAACGAGGCCGCTGCTCTGAAATGCCTCTACCTGGTCACCAGGTCTCTTGACCCTACCGGCGGAGGCCGGGCACGCTGGGTGATGAGGTGGAAGCCTGCGCTCAACGCGTTCGCGATCACCTTCGCGGGTCGGTTCGAGAGAACCTCCAACTAA
- a CDS encoding cold-shock protein — MATGTVKWFNSEKGFGFIAQDNGGEDVFAHFSGISGGGYKSLDEGQKVEFEVTQGQKGLQAVDIRPL; from the coding sequence ATGGCAACTGGCACTGTGAAATGGTTCAACTCGGAAAAGGGCTTCGGCTTCATCGCCCAGGATAACGGAGGCGAGGACGTCTTCGCGCACTTCTCGGGCATCAGCGGAGGCGGCTACAAATCCCTCGATGAAGGCCAGAAGGTCGAATTCGAAGTCACCCAGGGCCAGAAGGGCCTGCAGGCGGTCGACATCCGTCCGCTCTAG
- a CDS encoding helix-turn-helix domain-containing protein, with amino-acid sequence MAALPEYERELIIQRVRAGVISAQKRGVRFGPAPLDEAIARERVANARRMMAEGKSAALTAKTLGWSKATLYRYLNKYGEGAPEPEGPVRAGKDGSKYAARRRNPSPRK; translated from the coding sequence ATGGCGGCGCTGCCCGAGTACGAGCGGGAACTCATCATCCAACGCGTCCGGGCCGGGGTGATCTCGGCCCAGAAACGCGGGGTCCGGTTCGGGCCCGCCCCGCTGGACGAGGCGATCGCCCGGGAGCGGGTGGCCAACGCGCGCCGGATGATGGCCGAAGGCAAGTCCGCGGCCCTGACCGCCAAAACCCTAGGCTGGTCGAAGGCGACTTTGTACCGCTATCTGAACAAGTACGGCGAGGGTGCGCCGGAACCAGAGGGGCCGGTCCGGGCCGGTAAGGACGGCTCCAAGTATGCGGCCAGGCGGCGGAACCCGTCGCCGCGGAAGTGA
- a CDS encoding GmrSD restriction endonuclease domain-containing protein, producing the protein MASAGTVLAQLETIPIKGRAPKTGYDRDLFGNGWKDPDRNGCDARNDMLNRDLTEKAHKPGTQGCVVTSGVLADPFTATTINFVRGNATSTKVQIDHVVALSDAWQKGAQQLAPNQREAFGNDPLNLLAVDGPTNGSKGDGDAATWLPSDKSFQCEYVGLQTAVKAKYGLWMTQAEHDAIRRILIASCPDQPVPADDGGVLVPVAAEPAPAAEAPTRPQDAAVPKLSTGTDVFYQNCSAVRAAGAAPIRAGDPGWDTKFDRDSDGVGCE; encoded by the coding sequence GTGGCTTCGGCAGGTACTGTTCTTGCCCAACTGGAAACAATTCCGATCAAGGGCCGTGCGCCGAAGACAGGGTACGACCGTGACCTGTTTGGCAACGGATGGAAGGACCCTGACCGCAACGGCTGCGATGCGCGCAACGACATGCTCAACCGCGATCTTACGGAAAAGGCGCACAAGCCAGGAACTCAGGGCTGTGTCGTTACTTCTGGTGTCCTTGCTGATCCCTTTACAGCAACGACGATCAACTTCGTTCGCGGCAACGCGACGAGTACTAAAGTGCAGATTGACCATGTTGTCGCCCTCTCCGATGCCTGGCAGAAAGGCGCTCAGCAGTTAGCGCCGAATCAGCGTGAAGCCTTCGGAAATGACCCTCTAAATCTGCTGGCAGTCGATGGGCCAACCAACGGCTCCAAGGGGGACGGTGACGCTGCCACTTGGCTGCCATCAGATAAGTCATTCCAGTGCGAATATGTCGGTCTGCAGACGGCAGTGAAAGCCAAGTACGGGCTATGGATGACACAGGCGGAACACGACGCGATCCGCCGGATCCTTATCGCTTCTTGTCCCGACCAGCCTGTGCCTGCAGATGATGGGGGAGTGCTTGTTCCTGTGGCGGCTGAGCCTGCCCCCGCCGCTGAAGCGCCGACCCGACCGCAGGACGCTGCTGTCCCTAAGCTGTCGACCGGAACGGACGTCTTCTATCAGAACTGTTCTGCGGTGCGAGCCGCTGGTGCTGCCCCGATACGTGCTGGGGATCCTGGATGGGATACCAAGTTCGACAGAGACAGCGACGGCGTGGGCTGTGAGTAG
- a CDS encoding excalibur calcium-binding domain-containing protein: protein MSFWITASILFLLLILFLFAAGLGGFGVFLTLLGIIALITGLFALIFKRRSWIGLQNRKGAKTTIWSGVVVLVVGLAISGTSATAVDEDEPFATATATPSPSASSIALTSCDDEDMRRGFQSEIFFCTEDEDGVLVWMDRDSHDKIIADRAAEAAELKAKEEAAKEAVAEKKAEEEAAKKAAAEKKAKEEAAKKAEAAKERREEAAAKKKAEEEAAETDLGSGAYENCSAAAAAGAYNIQAGSPGYGTHLDHDLNGIGCESGSPGSSSGGLPQEQPAPAPEPAPAPAAYFSNCSDARAAGAAPVYRGGPGYGSHLDRDGDGVACE from the coding sequence GTGTCCTTTTGGATTACTGCGAGTATCCTCTTTCTCCTGTTGATCTTGTTTCTGTTTGCCGCGGGACTGGGTGGATTTGGCGTATTCCTTACTCTGCTGGGCATTATTGCGCTCATTACCGGATTGTTTGCGCTGATCTTCAAACGCAGGTCTTGGATTGGATTGCAGAATCGCAAGGGCGCGAAGACGACCATTTGGAGTGGCGTTGTTGTTCTTGTCGTCGGGTTAGCTATTTCCGGTACTTCAGCCACTGCTGTCGACGAAGATGAACCTTTCGCGACGGCGACGGCGACTCCGTCGCCGAGTGCCAGCAGCATTGCCTTGACCTCCTGCGATGACGAAGATATGCGGCGCGGATTCCAATCGGAAATCTTCTTCTGCACTGAGGACGAGGATGGAGTCCTCGTGTGGATGGATCGAGATTCCCACGACAAGATCATTGCTGATCGTGCAGCAGAGGCAGCGGAGTTGAAGGCGAAGGAAGAAGCGGCGAAGGAGGCCGTTGCTGAGAAGAAGGCAGAAGAAGAGGCAGCTAAGAAGGCCGCGGCCGAAAAGAAAGCCAAAGAAGAAGCAGCAAAGAAAGCGGAAGCGGCAAAGGAGCGTCGCGAAGAGGCAGCCGCGAAGAAGAAGGCTGAAGAAGAAGCTGCGGAAACTGATCTAGGCTCTGGTGCCTATGAAAATTGCAGCGCCGCCGCAGCGGCTGGAGCCTACAATATCCAGGCAGGCTCGCCCGGATACGGCACCCATTTGGACCACGACCTGAACGGCATCGGCTGTGAGAGCGGTTCTCCAGGCTCCAGCTCCGGCGGTCTACCCCAAGAGCAGCCAGCCCCCGCTCCAGAGCCCGCCCCAGCGCCAGCCGCTTACTTCTCCAACTGCTCTGATGCACGCGCTGCAGGCGCGGCTCCCGTATACCGCGGCGGCCCCGGGTACGGCTCGCACCTTGACCGCGACGGCGACGGAGTCGCCTGCGAATAG